Below is a window of Virgibacillus sp. NKC19-3 DNA.
AACTGGAACATCGATTATATCCTCGGGTTATTAATCAGTTAATTTTATCAAAGTGAGGGATTTTCATGCGAAAACGGGCACTTATTAGTGTTTCCAATAAAGAAGATATCATCGATTTTACAAAAGGACTTGTGGAACTGGGTTATGAAATTATATCCACCGGTGGTACATTGCGCACCATTCAAGATGCTGGAATTTCTGCAAGGGCAGTAGAAGAAATTACAGGATTCCCGGAAATGATGGATGGACGTGTGAAAACACTTCATCCATCTGTCCATGGCGGATTACTTGGGAAACGTTCCAGCCGAATACATAGAAAACAGATGGAAGAAAACAAAATTGTCCCGATTGATGTGGTTGTTGTGAATCTATATCCGTTTCAAGAAACCTTACAAAAGACAGGCGTTACACATGAAGAGATGATTGAAAATATCGATATTGGCGGACCAGCGATGCTTCGTTCAAGCGCCAAGAATTACCACGATGTCACCGTGGTTGTCGACCCACAAGATTATGAACAGGTGCTTATGGACTTACGTATGGATCAATTAGATCTTGAAAAACGCAGAAGCTTAGCTGCGAAAGTCTTCCGACACACAGCGAATTATGATGCGCTGATCGCAAACTACCTTACGACAGAAACAGGGGAAGATTTTCCAGAAACCTATACCGTTACATATGAAAAAGCACAGGACTTGCGTTACGGGGAAAACCCACATCAGCAAGCAGCATTTTTTAAAGATCCTGTTTCTACTAGTATGAGCCTTGCTCTCGCTGAGCAGTTGCACGGAAAAGAGCTTTCTTATAATAATATTCAGGACGGGAATGCGGCACTTGAAATTTTATCCGAATATCGTGAACCTGCAACTGTTGCGGTGAAGCATATGAATCCATGTGGAATTGGTGTAGCTGCTGATGTATATCAAGCGTTTCAAAAAGCATATGACGGGGATCCGGTATCTATCTTTGGCGGTATTGTTGCTTGTAATAGAGAAATAGAAGCGGCTACTGCCGAAAAACTAAGTGAAATATTCGTAGAGATTGTGATTGCACCAGGATTTACAAATGAGGCTTTGGCAATGTTAACCCGAAAGAAAAACATCCGTTTGCTGAAGCTTGAAATGAAGACGGACGGGTCAGCATACCATAAACTGACAACAGTAAAAGGTGGTGTGCTGATTCAGCAAAATGACCATGGGGAGATAGCGAAGGAAGCATTAACGGTTATGACAGAACGCAAGCCGTCAGAACAAGAATTGGCCGATCTACAGTTTGCCTGGAAAGCTGTGAAACATGTGAAATCCAACGCTATTGTGTTAGGAAAAGAAAATCAGACTGTTGGCGTTGGGGCTGGGCAGATGAATCGAATCGGGTCAGCTATGATAGCGATAGAGCAAGCTGGTGAAAAAGCGCAAGGCTCCGTGCTAGCTTCAGATGCCTTTTTCCCAATGCCAGACACCGTAGAAGCGGCCGTGCAAGCGGGAGTTACTGCAATCATTCAACCGGGTGGATCCAAGCGTGATCAGGATTCGATCGATGTATGTAATGAGCACGGGGTAGCGATGGTTTATACAGGAATGCGTCATTTCAAACACTAATTGGGAGGTACCTATGAATATATTAGTCGTCGGACGGGGAGGACGCGAACATAGCATTGTCATGAAACTAGCAGAAGATAACATGGTAACCCGTATATATGTCGCTCCGGGAAATGGTGGAATCGCTGAGCAGGCAACCTGTGTTCCTATTGATGAAATGGATGTGGAGGGATTAGTCAATTTTGCAAAGCGTAATGCAATTGACTTGACTATCGTTGGACCGGAAGATCCCTTGAATGCCGGAATAGCAAATCGATTTCAAGAAGAAGGATTAAAGATATTTGCACCAACAAGGGAAGCAGCGCTGTTGGAAGGGAGTAAAAGTTTTGCGAAAGCATTCATGAAAAAATATGAAATACCTACAGCGGATGCTAACACGTTTACGAATGCGGAAGAAGCGAAACAGTATATTGACTCAAAAGGTGCGCCTATTGTTGTGAAGGCAGATGGGCTGGTTGCAGGAAAAGGGGTTATTGTTGCTGAGACAAAAGATCAGGCATACCAGGCAGTGGATGAGATGCTTGTGGCAAAACATTTTGCGGAAGCAGGCACAACGATTGTTATCGAGGAATTTCTAGCGGGAAACGAATTTACGTTGATGGCATTTGTGCATGAAAAGAATGTTTTTCCCATGATACCGGCTCGAGACCATAAGCGAGTCTTTGATAATGATGAGGGACCGAATACTGGTGGAATGGGAGCTTATGCACCGGTAGCAGATGTTTCGAATGAACATTTGATTTTTGCTAAGGAGGAGATTTTACAAAAAGCAGTGGAAGGTTTAATGAAAGAAGGACAGCCGTTTATGGGCATTTTATATGCCGGGTTAATAATGACAGAGGAAGGTCCCAAAGTCATTGAATTTAATACGCGTTTCGGAGATCCGGAAACTCAGGTTGTCTTGCCTTTATTGAAAAATGACCTTGCTCAGGTATTGGTAGATGTAATGGATGGACATAATCCACAGCTTAAATGGGAAGAAGGTTGCTCTGTAGGCGTGGTAGTGGCGTCGGAAGGCTATCCGGATGCCTACCGTAAAGGTGTGCGGATTCCTGAAATTTCCTCGGTCGATGATGCTTTTACGATACATGGTGGAACGAAATCGGAAGGTGGATCACTCGTCTCCAATGGTGGTCGCGTGCTGCTCGTTGGCGCGAAGGATGATTCTTTGGAAAAGGCTGCCGATACTGTATATGAGGCCCTAGCTCTTATTGATGATATGAAGGGATTCTTTTATCGTAGGGATATAGGTAGGAATTAAAAAGGGCCTTTTCCTCCGGTACGTTAGTGCTAAAGAGGTGAGAAATAGACGTCTCTTCTAATCATAATCGCAATCAAAAATGTGAACAAATGCCACATTCGTGGTATTCTATACATAGAAAGATTTTTACGGTATAGAAAATAAAAACCGCTCTATGCTGTTACATGGAACGGTTGCCATGACCGCCCCTCGTCAAAGGGACGGCTCATAGTCCAGAAGTGATCTCCCGAACAGAGCGGCTAACTCAGAGGGGAGGTCACTTTTTTCGGGCATCATCACCGCTACAAGCGCCTCAAATTAGGGAATGACGGGGTCCTTTTTGTAAGAAGGGAGACTTGGAATGAATATCGTAGTAACAGCAGATACGCATATGCCGGACAAAGGAAAACAGTTGCCGTCAAGGCTTATAAAGGAACTAAAAAAGACAGATCTGATTATTCATGCGGGTGATTGGAATTCGATGGAAGTCTATCACATGCTTCGAACTTATGGAGAAGTAAAGGGTGTGTATGGAAATGTTGATAGAGAGGATATCAAGGATCGTTTTCCAGCACAAGAGATACTGGAAGTACATGGACACAAAATAGGCATTGTTCATGGACATGGCGATAAGAAGACAACTGAAAAACGGGTACTGGAGGCATTTGAAGGAGAAGAAGTGGATATCATCATTTTTGGTCACTCTCATATCCCTTTGCTTCGTTATTTTAAGAAGAAGTTATTATTGAACCCTGGCTCTCCCATGGATAAACGAACACACCCATATTATTCTTTTGTCATCCTTACAGTTGGGGAAGAGATTAGGGCAGAGCATGTTTTTTTCAAGGATAAGAATTGATATTGGGGTTCTGGTCGTCATGAAAGATCGTCTACGTAATAAAAAGACTCCAACCAAGTTCAAGGATTACGTTGTCACAAAAAAGTCACTTTCATTTAACAAAACTTTACAGTGTTAAAGCGAAAAGTATGTTACGATTAGGAAAAATAATGAGTTGGAGAGTTGAGTTTATGATAGAAGCTGAATACTACTGGAGAAATCGAGAGCTTCGACATCATGTAAACGTCATTGATGGCATCGAGGCACCGACATTAGTTTTAAAAAATAGTACCTATTTAAATACGTATACCAAGCAATGGCTGCAAGCAAACATTTGGGTGCATGATGATCGGATCGTTTACGTGGGAGAAATGCTACCTGAAAAACAGGATGCAGTAGAAATGATAGATTGTGAGGGGAAATACCTGGTGCCGGGGTACATCGAGCCACACGCACATCCATCGCAATTGTACAATCCGGAAGAATTGGCATATCATGCTGCGAAGACGGGAACAACGACACTAGTGAATGATAATTTATTATGGCGTTTTTTGTTGGACAAAAAGAAAGCGTTTTCTGTATTAGAAGCGTTTGATGAATTGCCAATATCAATGTACTGGTGGGCACGTTTCGATTCACAAACAGCGCTTAAGGATGAGGATGCGTTATTTAATACAAAGGAGGTCCTATCATGGCTGTTGCATCCATCCGTTGTACAAGGCGGTGAATTAACTTCTTGGCCGCGCTTATTGGATGGGGGTGACCGGTTACTTCACTGGATACAGGAAGCAAAGCGACATAGAAAACCTGTAGAAGGGCATTTCCCAGGCGCATCGGAAAAGACGTTAACGAAAATGAAACTGTTTGGTGTGAATGCGGATCATGAGTCGATGACAGGGGAAGAGGTGATGAAACGCCTGCAGTTAGGCTAT
It encodes the following:
- the purH gene encoding bifunctional phosphoribosylaminoimidazolecarboxamide formyltransferase/IMP cyclohydrolase, encoding MRKRALISVSNKEDIIDFTKGLVELGYEIISTGGTLRTIQDAGISARAVEEITGFPEMMDGRVKTLHPSVHGGLLGKRSSRIHRKQMEENKIVPIDVVVVNLYPFQETLQKTGVTHEEMIENIDIGGPAMLRSSAKNYHDVTVVVDPQDYEQVLMDLRMDQLDLEKRRSLAAKVFRHTANYDALIANYLTTETGEDFPETYTVTYEKAQDLRYGENPHQQAAFFKDPVSTSMSLALAEQLHGKELSYNNIQDGNAALEILSEYREPATVAVKHMNPCGIGVAADVYQAFQKAYDGDPVSIFGGIVACNREIEAATAEKLSEIFVEIVIAPGFTNEALAMLTRKKNIRLLKLEMKTDGSAYHKLTTVKGGVLIQQNDHGEIAKEALTVMTERKPSEQELADLQFAWKAVKHVKSNAIVLGKENQTVGVGAGQMNRIGSAMIAIEQAGEKAQGSVLASDAFFPMPDTVEAAVQAGVTAIIQPGGSKRDQDSIDVCNEHGVAMVYTGMRHFKH
- the purD gene encoding phosphoribosylamine--glycine ligase; translated protein: MNILVVGRGGREHSIVMKLAEDNMVTRIYVAPGNGGIAEQATCVPIDEMDVEGLVNFAKRNAIDLTIVGPEDPLNAGIANRFQEEGLKIFAPTREAALLEGSKSFAKAFMKKYEIPTADANTFTNAEEAKQYIDSKGAPIVVKADGLVAGKGVIVAETKDQAYQAVDEMLVAKHFAEAGTTIVIEEFLAGNEFTLMAFVHEKNVFPMIPARDHKRVFDNDEGPNTGGMGAYAPVADVSNEHLIFAKEEILQKAVEGLMKEGQPFMGILYAGLIMTEEGPKVIEFNTRFGDPETQVVLPLLKNDLAQVLVDVMDGHNPQLKWEEGCSVGVVVASEGYPDAYRKGVRIPEISSVDDAFTIHGGTKSEGGSLVSNGGRVLLVGAKDDSLEKAADTVYEALALIDDMKGFFYRRDIGRN
- a CDS encoding metallophosphoesterase family protein, producing the protein MNIVVTADTHMPDKGKQLPSRLIKELKKTDLIIHAGDWNSMEVYHMLRTYGEVKGVYGNVDREDIKDRFPAQEILEVHGHKIGIVHGHGDKKTTEKRVLEAFEGEEVDIIIFGHSHIPLLRYFKKKLLLNPGSPMDKRTHPYYSFVILTVGEEIRAEHVFFKDKN